Part of the Clostridia bacterium genome, ATACGGTATTTGATTTGCTAAAATATGTTTGGTGATAAATATGAGAGTTGAACCCGGTGGACTCAGCAATATCAACGAAGTGAAAATATTGATTTGCCGCGTCCTGAATGAACTTGACAACCCGATAGCTATGTCGGATCTTACCGACGGAATGCTCGCGGACGGCTACGTCAATTACTTTGATTACGCGATAGCCATAAACGATCTGTGTGAGAACGGTCATGTCCGCAAGGAGACCGAGGACGGCAGGATAGTTTTTTATTTAACCGAAGACGGCAAAAACGCCGACCGTCTCCTCGGAGCGAATCTTCCGCTTGCCGTATGCGAAAAAGTATACGCCGCCGT contains:
- a CDS encoding DUF4364 family protein encodes the protein MRVEPGGLSNINEVKILICRVLNELDNPIAMSDLTDGMLADGYVNYFDYAIAINDLCENGHVRKETEDGRIVFYLTEDGKNADRLLGANLPLAVCEKVYAAVLAARSGGRAICTIEPHELGCFVRMRFILGGRELFNVKLEAGDEMTAEDMKRNFLKNPHDVYISLVKLIK